A stretch of the Malus domestica chromosome 08, GDT2T_hap1 genome encodes the following:
- the LOC103441149 gene encoding uncharacterized protein: MEPTNTPVIAKKLRNMVRLVLFTLQKGVSKKKLTMMKHGKILGKSFNDFMVRHQTELSCKSDDVQVTSFVYPLEYEFSCTSSPPRRSSYTPPCQSGKVYKGRYVRQHSRRGVYVPMMCEDALATVHGGKKASYRGSDVVEPLPIVRRALVRVTEWEPLLPLSSDEEEDYHVDKAAQEFIDKFYRELMLQKWMAAGRYS, encoded by the coding sequence ATGGAACCTACAAATACACCGGTGATAGCCAAGAAACTAAGAAACATGGTACGTCTAGTTTTGTTCACGTTACAAAAGGGGGTCTCCAAGAAAAAGCTGACGATGATGAAACATGGGAAGATCTTAGGCAAGTCTTTCAATGATTTCATGGTCCGTCATCAGACTGAGCTCAGCTGCAAGTCGGACGACGTACAAGTAACATCGTTCGTATACCCATTAGAGTACGAGTTCAGCTGCACCAGCAGCCCACCGCGCAGGTCATCCTACACTCCTCCATGTCAATCCGGCAAGGTGTACAAGGGGCGGTATGTTAGGCAGCATTCGCGGAGGGGAGTTTATGTGCCAATGATGTGTGAGGATGCATTGGCGACAGTCCATGGGGGGAAGAAAGCGAGTTATCGCGGCAGTGATGTGGTGGAGCCGCTGCCAATTGTGAGGCGGGCGCTGGTGAGGGTAACGGAGTGGGAGCCTTTGTTACCGTTGAGTAGTGATGAGGAGGAGGATTACCATGTGGACAAGGCAGCCCAGGAATTTATAGACAAGTTTTATAGAGAGTTAATGTTGCAAAAGTGGATGGCTGCAGGTCGATACAGCTGA